The DNA sequence AATTGAAGATAAATTTGGCAACGTGATTCAGGAATTCCCACCACAAACCAAGGAAGCGATCAGTGAAGAGACCGCCTACCTGATGGTTTATATGCTTCGTGGTGCTGCCGAGGAACAAGGTGGTACCGCAGTAGGATTGAGCTGGGAACTGAAACACAACAACGAAATTGGTGGTAAAACAGGAACTACTCAAAATGCCTCCGATGGTTGGTTTATGGGGGTTACCAAAGACCTGATCTGTGGTACCTGGGTAGGTGGCGACAGCCGCTCCATCCACTTTAAAAATTGGTATCAGGGTCAGGGCGCAAGAACTGCCCGTCCAATTTATGATAAATTCATGAGGGATGTCTATAAAGACGAATCACTGGGCATTACGAAGGGAGCCTTTGAGCGCCCATCTAAGCCACTTTCCACAGAGATTGATTGTGATGTACTCAACAGTGCAATTTATCATCAGGAAGAAGAAACGCCACAAGCGGAGACAGATTCAACAGCGACTGTTGCGCCTCCTAAACCTAAATTGGAAGAGCTTGATTCAGATGACATTCTTTAATCATCAAAAAAAACATTAAATTTAAAACGGATATTGACACCAATATCCGTTTTTTTTGTTTTAGGATTACAATATGGAAAGCACGATATATACCCCAGAGCAAATCAACACCCTGCCAGAAAAACCAGGGATTTACCGATATTTTAATCAAGACAACACACTGATTTACGTCGGAAAAGCCAAAAATCTGAAAAAACGTGTTCAAAGTTATTTCTTTAATAAAAATCGACACGACAGAAAAACCCTCCGACTGGTCAACGAAATCCACCACCTCGAAATCACCATTGTAGATTCTGAGCTTGATGCGCTGCTCCTTGAAAATAATCATATCAAGGCCTACCAGCCGAAGTACAACATTCTTCTGAAGGATGATAAATCGTACCCCTATATCGTGATCACCAATGAGCCCTTTCCAAAAGTATTTTCTACACGCCAATACAAAAAAGGCTACGGTATTTTTTATGGTCCATTCTCCAACGTAAGGAGTATGCACACTATTTTGGAGCTCATTCGGGAGCTTTTTCATATTCGAACTTGCAGCCATAACTTATCGGAAAGAAATATTCAGGCAGGAAAATTTGAGGTTTGCCTGGAATATCACATAAAAAAATGTTTTGGCCCTTGCGTAGGCAAGCAATCTGAAGAAAACTACCTTCAGGACATCGATCAGATTAAAAACATTCTGAAGGGTAAATTAGGTCCTGCAAAAAGCTATTTCAAGACGCAAATGAACCTTGCTGCCGAAAACCTCGAGTTTGAGAAAGCTCAGACCTTCAAGCACAAACTTGAATTGCTTGAACAGTTTCAGGCAAAAAGCATCATTACCAACCCTAAATATGAAGACATTGATGTCTTCGCTATCAAGAGTGATGAACAATCGGCCTTCGTTCATTATATGAAAATCATCAACGGAGCCATTAGCCAGACCAAAACCATTGAGGTTAAAAGAAAGCTGGAAGAAACAGATGACGAAATTTTGCAACTATGCATGGTTGATTTTCGAAAGACCTTCAACAGCCAGGCGAGTGAGATTCTGACCAATATTGAAGTAGAGCCCTGGGATGAATTAAAAGTTACTATTCCCAAAATAGGCGACAAACGTAAACTGCTCGAGCTGGCGATAAAAAATGCCTTATTTTTCAAAAAGGAAAAAATTAAAAATGCTGTTAATAATCGCCAGGAAGATAGCCGCCTGATGAAAGTGATGGCCAATGACCTGAGAATGAAAATCCCGCCGAAACATATTGAGTGTTTCGATAACTCCAATATCCAAGGCACTAACCCTGTCGCCTCAATGGTTTGCTTCAAAAATGGCAAACCAAGTAAAAAGGATTATCGGAAATTTCATATTAAGACTGTCGTCGGTCCCGATGACTTTGCCTCGATGAAGGAAGTCGTCGGCAGAAGGTATGGCAGGCTCATTAGAGAGGGGGCTGATCTTCCAGACTTGGTCGTTATTGATGGAGGGAAGGGACAGCTGAGTGCCGCCGTAGAGGCTTTAAAAGAAGTGGGGGCTTATAGCAAGCTGACCATTATTGGCATTGCAAAACGACTTGAGGAACTTTACTATCCTGGAGATCAGTTTCCATTGCACCTGGATAAAAAGTCCGAAACACTTCGAGTATTGCAACACCTGAGAAATGAGGCACACCGCTTCGCCATTACATTTCACCGCGATACAAGAAGTAAAAACAGTTTCAAAACCATCCTTGAGGATATTCCGGGAGTTGGCCCCAAAACCATCGAAACTTTACTGAAAGCCTACAAATCAACTGAAAAGGTAAAACAAGCCAGCTTATCTGACTTGACTCAGGTTGTTGGTAAGCAGAAAGCACATGCCATTATCGATTATCTTAAAATCCATTAAATACAAAAAGCCGAAGCATATGCCTCGGCTTTTTAATTTAGGTGTTATGAAAAGTTTTTAATATTCCCATAGATTGTGTTCAAACTCCATCAACTTGTATTCCTCTTGTTGAGAGGCATAAAGAGCTTCCTTAGCGCCACCATAGATAGAGTAAAGATCCTCATCAGATGGGTTGGAAACTTTATAAATTCTGGCTTTGAACAAACGAAGTAAGAATGCATCAGCAAAATTCAATGTTTTTGACTGATTGTACATATTGTACCACTGTGCTCTGTCAGGCATTGATCTGAACAATTGCTCCAAATCCTTGTACTTGAAAGAAGCCAAAGGCACTTCCAATCCATTCAATGTAAGGGTTGCTGGAATCTTGATCGTGATCGACTGAATATCATAAAACATTCTTGAACGACTCTTATCAAAAATAGCATCCTCAACAATTTCCAGCAAAGTCAGCTCGTCAGGGCGTATATAGGTTTTTGAAGGAGCTGCAGAAGCCGTAGCATTTCCATCATCTCCCCAACTGTCGCCACCGCCCCAGTCGTCGCCGCCGCCATCGTCAATTCCTTTCACTTCAAGACGCTTCATGAACTCTTCTTTTGAAATCCGGCGATCATCAGATACTGAGTCAGTATCATAGGCCGTAAGTTCTCCGTTTTCTACCGCATCGATAATGAATCTTGTGATTTCATTATTAACCGCAAAGAATGGACGGTTTTGTTTTTCTTGAAGGTCCATTCTTCTCCAAACACGCTTTTTAAACAATTGCTTGGATTCATGGATAGGACGAACGCTATTTTCATTAAAACCTTCGTCGTTCTCTTGTGCAAAGGCTGAACCCACACACAAAAGCATCACGCTTAATAATAATACAAAATTTTTCATAACACCTGTCTATAATTCTTAGTTGATCGCAACGTTGGTAATTACATTACTTCCCATCTCAACAACTTCAGTTTTATCACGGAAATTGCGACGCTCAACTTTTTTAATCTCAATTACAAAACGCATTCCTGGCTTTGCTTTTCCAATCACGGATGATAAATCAGCCTGACCACCTCTCACACGGATAGGCTTGGCTACTGGGCGAGAACCTTGCGCCAAAGTAATTTCAGCTTCAGCGATACGGTAACGCGCATCTTTCGGCAAGAATTCAGCAAACGACTTATCTGGAGCAGCAACCAGTCTAACTTTTCTCAAGTTACTTGGTGCTTCACCTTTTTTCAAGTCCACTGGCTTACCTTTCATGTTGAAAATCTCAATTGTAGGCAATGGAATCTGGCGAACCTTGAATTTCTCAACACCAATTGTGTTACTGTTGGAACGAACCGTTAATGCTACAGATTTCGAGTTAGGAACAACCGTTACCTCACCTTTTTTCTTGCCAGGGTATGTTTTTCCCCCTGTCGCTGAAAATGTTGGTTGGTATGCAGACCCCAATGCTGGAACCTGTACGTTCAGTGAGTTACCACAGTTCAAATAAAGTGCTTGAACTGAAGCCGACTGAATTTGGATAACAGGCTTAGCAACGAAATATTCGATATCCTGCTCATATACCTTATCCTCACCACCTGGCTGTGGAATTTTAATCGAAGCCTTGAATGTTTTCTTAGCCAAGCCTTCTTTGTCATATTTCCCAGGAGTTGCAGTGAACTCAAGCTCACCTTTACCATCAGCACCTACTTTCAGTGCTTTACCGTTCATAGCCATCGTTGGCTTCAAACCTGAAGAAGAAGCTGCAATAAACATTTTAGCTTTGTACTTAGCTCCCGCAGCCACTACCTGAGACTCAGGCAATACCATTGGAACAATCTCGTCAAACTGAATAGTACCTGCACCAATTTTACCGCCAAGCTTTTTCAAAGTCTCCGACTCACGTGCCAACACCTCTGACTCAAACTGAGAAAGCGTTGCTAAAATCGAAATCATCGGCGTATGCTCAAACGTAAAAGAAGTAAAGTCTTTTTTCTTTACGTCCTTGTTGTTTTTGTATTCTGGCATGTCTGCAGGCTCTAAAGCAATAGGCTTAAGATTTGCTTTCACCTCAGCTTCCGCTGCCTTTGCGTTCAAAAAGCTGACATAACTGTTCAGTTTCTCTTTTACTTCAGTACCATGCTTTTCAAGAACAAAATACTGAGCCACTTTGTCCTCATCAGACATCCCTGTAGGGATTCCTGTCTCTGGATCAATACCACCTGTTAATTTAGTGATATGCTCTTTAACACCATCGATATAAGATAACACATTTTGTGTCTCTTCACGTACCTGACGTGCCTTTTCCAATACTGCTTTGTCTTCTGCACGGCCACCGCCCTCTTCAACTTTAGCAGACATTGATTTATTCACATATTGGCTGTTTGTATCAACTGTCTCGTTGTTTGATCGCTCCATGGACTGATTGATGATATGGAATTTCTCCATCACCGAACCACTCACCTGCATTGCGATCAAGGCCAAGAATACAATGTACATCAAGCCAATCAGTTGCTGTCTTGGGGTTTCTTTTCCTCCTGCCATAATTAATATTATTTTTTAGTGGAGAAAATTACCCTTTCATAGCTGTCAACATGCTACCATAAACCTTATTCAATGAATTAAGATTGTTCGTCAGCTTGTTGATTTCACCTTTGAATTGCTCACTTTCTTTCGCCGCATCAGCCATGTTTGACATTGCGTTCGAAATGTTTCCGTAAAACTTGTTCATTGCCTGAATATGATCTTTAGAATCTTTCAATTCCATTTCATAAACAGCATTTAATGCAGTCAAATTCTTCGTTACCGTCTGAACCTGTCCTTGGTAAGCCTGCGTGTTATTTGCCACAGCAGCCATAGATTCTGAAGCTGATTTAGACGCTGAAATGATTTGCGTAACCGCCTGCTGAGAGTTAGAAGCCGCCTCGTTCATGGTTTTTACCGTGTTTCCGTAAGCCTTATTTACTTCTGTCATTTGAACTGACGCCTGCTTAACAGCATTAGCATAACCATTCGTAGCATCAACCACACCTCCCAAAGAAGACAATTTAGTTACTGAAGTAGAAAGGTTTTGCATGCCTTTACCTAAACTGTTCACCAATTCAGGGCCAATATTTGCTGAAGCTAACATACCGTCAAGCTGCTTTGCTACAGAATCATTTCCTTGTTGTATATTTCTTTTAGGAGCATCTCCTACATAGTCGTCCGCCAATTCTGGATAAACACGAGACCACTCTGGATCTTTATGCTGAGGAGCAAAAGCAAACATAAGGAACAAGATTGCTTCTGCAATCATACCGATGTTCAAGATAATACTTGCACCTGGGTAGTGCTGAATCTTAAACAAGGCACCAATAATTACAATAGCAGCACCAATACCTGTTGCTTTAGGAGCGATTTTTTCATAAAAATACTCCATGAATCCACCTTTTTTCTTACTCATTATAATAGATGTTTAGGTTTTTAATGGGAAAATAAAAATTTTTAAAATTCGGTTCCTGTCGAACGACCCAAATAAGTCATTGCACATCTGAATCCAATATAAGATCGGGTAGAGTCTTGGTATTCAAAATCTCTTGTTCCCAATTCCAAGTAGTAAGCAATATCTTTCCAAGAGCCTCCACGAACAACTTTACGAGGCTCGTTATCATCATTGTAAGTGGGGTTCATATCCCATACCAATGCAGAAGCTGCAGGGTTATATGCGTCCTGGCACCATTCAGAAACGTTACCAGACATCTCATACAAACCATAATCATTGGAAAAGAAAGAATACACTGGGGAAGTGTATGCATAGCCATCATCGTAGTAGTTACCACGACCAGGCTTAAAGTTCGCCAACATACAACCTTTGGCATTACGTAGATATGGGCCACCCCAAGGGTATTTTGCCA is a window from the Persicobacter psychrovividus genome containing:
- the gldM gene encoding gliding motility protein GldM — translated: MAGGKETPRQQLIGLMYIVFLALIAMQVSGSVMEKFHIINQSMERSNNETVDTNSQYVNKSMSAKVEEGGGRAEDKAVLEKARQVREETQNVLSYIDGVKEHITKLTGGIDPETGIPTGMSDEDKVAQYFVLEKHGTEVKEKLNSYVSFLNAKAAEAEVKANLKPIALEPADMPEYKNNKDVKKKDFTSFTFEHTPMISILATLSQFESEVLARESETLKKLGGKIGAGTIQFDEIVPMVLPESQVVAAGAKYKAKMFIAASSSGLKPTMAMNGKALKVGADGKGELEFTATPGKYDKEGLAKKTFKASIKIPQPGGEDKVYEQDIEYFVAKPVIQIQSASVQALYLNCGNSLNVQVPALGSAYQPTFSATGGKTYPGKKKGEVTVVPNSKSVALTVRSNSNTIGVEKFKVRQIPLPTIEIFNMKGKPVDLKKGEAPSNLRKVRLVAAPDKSFAEFLPKDARYRIAEAEITLAQGSRPVAKPIRVRGGQADLSSVIGKAKPGMRFVIEIKKVERRNFRDKTEVVEMGSNVITNVAIN
- the uvrC gene encoding excinuclease ABC subunit UvrC, with translation MESTIYTPEQINTLPEKPGIYRYFNQDNTLIYVGKAKNLKKRVQSYFFNKNRHDRKTLRLVNEIHHLEITIVDSELDALLLENNHIKAYQPKYNILLKDDKSYPYIVITNEPFPKVFSTRQYKKGYGIFYGPFSNVRSMHTILELIRELFHIRTCSHNLSERNIQAGKFEVCLEYHIKKCFGPCVGKQSEENYLQDIDQIKNILKGKLGPAKSYFKTQMNLAAENLEFEKAQTFKHKLELLEQFQAKSIITNPKYEDIDVFAIKSDEQSAFVHYMKIINGAISQTKTIEVKRKLEETDDEILQLCMVDFRKTFNSQASEILTNIEVEPWDELKVTIPKIGDKRKLLELAIKNALFFKKEKIKNAVNNRQEDSRLMKVMANDLRMKIPPKHIECFDNSNIQGTNPVASMVCFKNGKPSKKDYRKFHIKTVVGPDDFASMKEVVGRRYGRLIREGADLPDLVVIDGGKGQLSAAVEALKEVGAYSKLTIIGIAKRLEELYYPGDQFPLHLDKKSETLRVLQHLRNEAHRFAITFHRDTRSKNSFKTILEDIPGVGPKTIETLLKAYKSTEKVKQASLSDLTQVVGKQKAHAIIDYLKIH
- the gldN gene encoding gliding motility protein GldN encodes the protein MKNFVLLLSVMLLCVGSAFAQENDEGFNENSVRPIHESKQLFKKRVWRRMDLQEKQNRPFFAVNNEITRFIIDAVENGELTAYDTDSVSDDRRISKEEFMKRLEVKGIDDGGGDDWGGGDSWGDDGNATASAAPSKTYIRPDELTLLEIVEDAIFDKSRSRMFYDIQSITIKIPATLTLNGLEVPLASFKYKDLEQLFRSMPDRAQWYNMYNQSKTLNFADAFLLRLFKARIYKVSNPSDEDLYSIYGGAKEALYASQQEEYKLMEFEHNLWEY
- the gldL gene encoding gliding motility protein GldL, with amino-acid sequence MSKKKGGFMEYFYEKIAPKATGIGAAIVIIGALFKIQHYPGASIILNIGMIAEAILFLMFAFAPQHKDPEWSRVYPELADDYVGDAPKRNIQQGNDSVAKQLDGMLASANIGPELVNSLGKGMQNLSTSVTKLSSLGGVVDATNGYANAVKQASVQMTEVNKAYGNTVKTMNEAASNSQQAVTQIISASKSASESMAAVANNTQAYQGQVQTVTKNLTALNAVYEMELKDSKDHIQAMNKFYGNISNAMSNMADAAKESEQFKGEINKLTNNLNSLNKVYGSMLTAMKG